CAGTGGGCCAGTGGTGCCTGGGGCCGAGGGGCAGGGGCCAGCCCTCACGGAGGTGGCGGGGGGAGCGCAGCtgtggagagctttgcaaaggactGGCTGCGTGGCAGAGGCCATGCAGATGGTGATACACTGCAGCTGGTGCAAatctcagatggaaaagtaCAAGGGAGCAAGATGAGCGTGCCCTGGAGATAAACCGTGGCAGAAACAGAAcgataattaagtttgtgacctTCAAGTTGCTTAATGTTTATCTTGCTGACCAGACTCTTTATCCCTGATcctattttgtatcctgttttgctgaattcctttactgtatctttaaGCAataatcttgtaacatgtaaaagctataaaccaatgatcttgtaacatgcaaaagctataagccaataatATCTCTGTAatcaaactataaacatgcaagcaaggtatataagcatccagctgcttagcaataaacaaGACTTCTAAAGCAAGTTATGCTCGTGTCTCCCAGCTCTTTGCGACACGCTGCAGCTCAAGTTGCTCACTGCCCCTCTCGCTTCTTCagttagcagttcttgtttcaagcgatctgtcctgggttcagcagtagcagttacttttctccttcttagtagctggtgcagtgctgtgttttgattttttgacctgggaacggtgctgataacgccaatgttttcagttgctgctcaaatgtttggtctggccaaggtctttgtgagcctcatgctctgtcagggaggaggggaagccgggaggaagcagagacaggacacctgacccaaactgatcaaagaggtattccataccacagcacgtcatgcccaggatgtaacggggaattacccggaagggctgtgGACTGCAGAGATGGACGAGGTATctgtcagtgctcagctggggggagtggggcgagttattggtcggctggtgttgaggtgttgtattctttccccttgttatttcctttatcattattattactggtgttagcagtagtgatttgtgttataccttagttactaaactgttcttatctcaacccgtgggagttgcattcctttctattctcctctccatccctccaggagtagggggagggcaagaagtgggggagtgagagtgcgactgtatgatttatgggtgactttgtttaaaccacaacattcctttttggcacccaacgtgggtcacaaagggttgagataacaacagagatgattggattaatagtcgtcacaatgctgatttattggctctcaaagttgtttctcttgctctcacagcttcagaatgctgtacattacttagagccagtatttgctgtgttagtgtttgtcaagtgtggggcttgggctaaggttcttgtttcactgtactttatagCAAAGACTTGTAATATGggtgggctccggcagcagggcaggatggaCGTGGctgtggacttgtacctggccgtcccgctgctcttcaccgtcctggctcTTGTCCTCAcctccgtctttgtgaggctgcggggagccgagggggagcggccccagGAGCTGGCGGCAGCCGAAATGGCCCAGGAGAGTGGCCCCTGGGACCAGGCGTCGATGGGAGCGGGGCCAGAGGCCGGGCcagaggcggctgctgagcagcgggaggaggcggcggaggagccgagcaccacggccgagcccagccctcGGCGGCCGAGAGCATTCCCCAGAAGCTGCTCGCCAAGCCCCAGGAAGATGCAGCAGTccacgcagcatttcccagcaaggcagaggaggaagatcgGCActcaggagaagagaagctggtggtgggagagccggcaagcacagcagctacaccagccccagggacaagtacagcagcatcatttgagagttctgaagggtttgaatggcctttgggtacccttgggacctgcctgctgattgtgatggggatcagcatgtcggcacacacacagagtgtgttctacccacggccattttgtctgatctaagaagttaagcagagtcaggtttgggtcttatGTGGAGTTAGATGACAATACAGGAGGtgcaggagattttccccaaggctggacagtcatgagtggcagggtgtgtgggacagtatgagtgAGTATCTGGTGCGctggacccctccagtgctttggaagcatcagagatggaaggcagctgtagggAGTCCCCAGCgactgcagaaactgctgaaggggacagtgaatttattttgagcctggtgggcccatggcacttcaggccatcagggcagaaaTGCAACATAGGGacggactcatgatcgaggggtggacttggcaatggacactattgcccaggttattcacgagtgtgaacactgcacacagcctctcctgctctgagagactgctacaagagatggagccagaCATCATGgatcagatggactcagcagctttatagggactggtccatgcactaagagtgcactaagataagagtgatggtatattgaaaacgtgggatctgagcatgacgtgaatggtatggaataaggggtggatactgtcctgggttcaccagtagcagtcattttttctccttcttaataggtggtgcagtgctgtgttttgattttttggcctgggaacagggctgataacaccaatgttttttgatgctgctcaaatgtttggtctggccaaggactttctgagtctcatgctctgccagggaggcggggaggctgggaggaagcagagacaggacacctgacccaagctagccaaagaggtattccataccacagcacgtcatgcccaggatgtaacggagagttaaaCGGAAGAGATAgggcactgtggggttggaggaggtatcggtcagtgctcggctggggggagtggggcgagttattggtcggctggtgttgaggtgacTTGACATGTTGACTCCTTggctgttaaaaatgtgcagttttcGGGAGGACTGTGGCAGACtgtggacttggggccccatatagcactcatttgatacagtctctctgtgatactcatgtactagaagttggcaaatataaGTAAGTCCATGTTTCTATTGACGCTTGGAGACCTTTacagatattgctggccacttcttctgacgtaggctggccacctgtgtcggaatgagtgtgcattttggtcagtataaaagcccaagcctcatgcaatgcgggggaggcagagcctctgcgggggcgctcgctaaggttgagcctgccgcctcgcactgcgatgatgcttctcggagctggtttccCGATAGTcctcacagggtccttgtgccacgttctgtacgtgggactgtggAGTGGGAGTAAtaattgtctggattttgtgtctcaaacattgtagttgtgtggagtgtgcttgtgggatcccatacgtGTacgtgtgtgtgatgagggcagatggtgttctacgtattttttttgttgtcgggTTCATGTAAGAGTTCTTAGCAGgtagcagtttaacatttcgggcaagaaagggttaatgcaaaagtgtgatGGCTGGCAGGTATtgatggttgctgctgaagcaggcaggcagctgtagctgctgcggAGTAGGCAGGCATTTACAGGTGCTGCCAAGCAGGccgctgtttgtagccgtgcaaagcagggtgaacaactttgggaaaaaaaccacaaaaaaacccacaccaaaaacccaagaaacaaaacccaaacctctccGTCCATTCAAGTATTgaggcagtttgtagagacacCACAGACAAAGCCTAAAGAGTGCCTGCAACACAGTGGGCGCATGGTAGGAGCCTTGCTTAGCgtgtttaaagtaacctgggggtgaatccaacacttggaggaacagatcgcttgaaacaagaactgctaacCGAAGAAGCGAGAGGGGCAGTGCACAAAGCTTTATCAGCCGTCACCTAAGCAGCGTCAGGgtggcagagaaataaaaaagagtaacgatgcagcaaactccttggctgttaaaaatgtgcagtttacttctgcagctgctttacgttccttttgcatcagaatgcctctgctttaaggaaacactttaaccTGTCTACTTTTCAAGAACTGATAACCCGGCAGAGGGGGTATATTTGCGTGCTCCTACCCACAGgtccatggcagctgcctgcaaagtttgtcaagccttgCCGTGAGTCGGACAGACGAGTGGAAAAACCCAGtgcctcagctacaggagccGACCGTGAATACCCCAAgcagaatcagagaaaaatgaatgattgcaaaacatcacttggaggcaactgaaaagtaacagcTTGAATAAGTGTGCTTGTAAAGTAGCTATTAtcagaggctgtgattttgtgtataaaagcacctgtatttactagccagttgctaatacGGAACTACACCTTGGACTGTATGGGtttgtcacttgcaaaagagacgttagagcatgcaaatttgcagcagctgctagaaaatgccaaggcaaaagctagaaagattctaatatgacggtagtgttataaagcaggtaatggaacaaattaagagggtgggagaactcCACTGGTAAGAAATGTCTTTGGCTAGTCCCtcgctgccatcagcatcttcaacatgctgctgcaccctgtaatagttactctgctaatgtaaatctgtatgtgctttgcCATAGTAGTGACTTGTTACTGGATGAAGCCGGTGAAGCTCTGCATTGACAGcaaggtgcaaggactgaggttggccaaatgcccgctaccacagtcaagggcaagactggcttggcctctgtgtttgccaccaagaagaacctttagctCCGCTGTcggctgcaacccagcaggtgtggagcggtggggacacatgccatgccagaccttgatgtgagggatggcctcgcctgttatcagagagccatccaggagaaaaagggcaggcccagcagcctgtggctggcatATGTTGGAGGTATGGtctagtccaaatcccctgctcgAGCAGGGTCACCTGaaagatatataaaacaaaacaaaaacaaaaacaaagggaaTGCAAGGATTTTCTCCACCCGACAATCGATTCCTTGCCCACACCACTGGTTCTATATAAAGGCCTACATGATAACGAGTGGAAAGGAACAgtgccattgctgacatggggtcAAGGATGCGGCCGTGTACAGCTATGGACAGGACCATACTGGCTGCCAGCGGAACGTATAAAGCCCCAGAACTCAACAACATAGAGAAACGGCAACGACAGCAATCTTTGTAATATCTGCTCTATTATGTGTGACCACGGGTAATGGACAAGTCTACTGGGCGCATTTGTTAAATCCCCCATTATTCCGATCGGTTACATGGTGTGTAGGGTTCACTGGTATGCCGCATGTTATAAAGATTCAAGTGACTTCAGATCACGCTAATGTTACTGAAGTAAAAGGGATTGTAAACTCTTGTCCTGCACGTCAACAGACAGGCCTTGGCCTTGGTGTTGGAGTAAGTCCTCGAGGCATTTTCCCGCTACGACTTTGGCAAATGGACATCACTCGTGTTCCAGAATTTGGACGCCAAAAATACGTTCGTGTCTCGGTCGGCACTTTTTCCATGGCAATTTGGGCCATCGCTCAAACCGGACAAACTTCTCACCGTGTTGTGAAACACCTTCACGCCTCTTTTGCCGTTTTAGGTGTACCCCTACCTCTTAAAACAGACAATGCTCCAGCCTATACTTCTGCTAGGTTTCACCGCTTTTGCTCGCTTTGGGGTGTGAAACGTCTCACCGGGCTCCCTAATTCACCCACTGGACAAGCAATTGTTGAGCGGGCTCACCAATCCCTTAGAAACCTGTTACTTCGACAAAAAAGCAGGCAATGGGTCacgtttttattttgggggatcGGCACCTACAGGGGTAAGCTTTTATAAGAAACATGTTTGGACACAATGGACCAATATGTCGAATAATTGTGATTATAAAACTCATAGAAAAACGGATTCTGTAGCGGAGCAATAGGTGCTGAGACCCTAGGTAGTAAATTTTATATTTGGAATGATAATTCggcaaaacaatttcctaaggatatttttttaatggagcttGGCAAGGGGTACCAAAAAACGTTCGGGGAGGGCCTGACCTCTCTGGAGCTGTTGTGTTCCCGTCTGGGAGGGTTTTGACCCCAGTGGCTTGTGTCGTGAGCAGCCTGGGGGCTGTGTTTCTACTCCATGTTAACGGAGTCGGGCTATCGAAGCGCTAAACCAGGGGCTGGCGCGTTGTTTGAGAAGGGAATCGAGAGCGCTCCTTGCCGTCCCGCGGGTGGGCAGCAAGAGGAGACAAACTTCATGTTTCCCTTTCTGACTGACTTGCCTGAGAGCGCAGAAGGGAACGCTTCCGTCAGGGGCTGCACGGCCGGCCAGATGgtttgctgcaggcagagcgAAGCAGCCCCTTGCTGGCTGAGTGCCCTCTCCTCTCTTGCGCAGCAGAGCAACGGCTTTCATGCAACCCGAGTCGGGGGAGCATCCAGACGGGGCAGCTTAGGGCAACCTGTTCGCAGGGCTACTCAGCGTCTCGTGTCAGGGCACTGGAAACAAGCTCACACGTGTCTCCCAGCCAGGCCAGGGACGCTAGTTTATGTGCtggcctttttgttttgtgagcTTTGCATCATCCTTGTTCTGCAGGGGCAAGGCCCGTGAGGGGCTTGGTCCTCACTCGAACACTTTGTCTGCGCTGCAAAGTCAGCCCCAGTGAGCAGAGGGTTGAGCCGGTGTCCCCTGGGTCGTAGTCAGCACCACAGCCTGAGTTCTCCTCAGGCTTCGCTTCACACCTTACCCTGACTAGAAGCCAGAAGCAGTTGGCTAACCTGAAGCCAGGAGATGACTCAAAATCCCTACCTGCTCTGGGAAAACTGGCGGCCTGCATTCACTGGGTCCCAAAGGTTGTGGGGAGAAGACTGCACAGAGCAAATCTCTCTTTAAGGCCTGAAAAGGAATCTCTCATCTCTTTGACAAGAGCAAGGCTTGTCAAGTTCCGCCTCCGGCTTGCCCCCCCTCCTTCTCCGAGTGCCCCACCGCAGGAGGGAGGTGTCGGTTCTCTGGCACGCTCGGACCTGGAGGTTTCTGCGGGGAAAGATGTTCCTGAGGATTCTTTCTGTCAGCCCTTGTCTGATGGGGGACTCTGCTTCCAAGATGCGTCGgagtcctctccttcctcgGGCTGTGTGGAAGCTCGTGTCTGTCTGcgctgcttttgctgcttgtgcAGCTCTTTGCTCTGGGCCGAGGTGCTCAGAAGGTGCGCGgtgatgctgccagcagcagccttcccCCCAGCATTGCCACGCCTAAGGCAGAGAGCGAAACCTGCCCTGCTCTCGCCGCCTAGCGCTGCCCCCCTCGGCAGCACAGCTCGCCTTGCCGGGGCGCTccgcttccctgggcaggggctggcggAAGCGGGGTCGGCCCCGGGACCGTCACCCGTGCGCTCCAGCTGCGGGACGGGAGAGGGCCGCGGGGCGTCGCCCGGCAACGGGTGTGTTCGTCAGCGCCGGCCTCTGTGCGGTCGAGAACGGGCTCGGCCAATGGGCGTCGAGGAGCGGGCGGCGGTGGTCGGTAAAGAGGCGCGGCAGGGCGGGGGGCAGCgtcagctgctgcaggtgcggggccggggggcgcggggggcgcGGGGAGCGGGGGTCAGGGGGGCCGgcggtggggctggagggggcagAGGCGGCGGGGAAGGGGCCGCCACATCCCTGCGGGGGCAGGAGCACGAGCAGGAGGCAGGCTGCCCGCTGCCCGCTGTCTCTCCTCCCGCCAGCAGGTCAGACTCGTGTTGTCGGCCACAGCGGCAGCCATGGCTCCGCTCAGCTTGAGCCAGTTGCTGGACGCCGCCATCGCGGCGCCCGATTTCCAGAGCGTGAACTTCCGAGCGCtgcacagcctgctgcaggcCGTGCTGGGGCACCTGGGCCTGCAGGACCGCTCCccccggggcttggagcagcctgcggAGCGGGACAGGGCAAGGACCCCGGCCGCGgggcagcagccgcagcaggCGGGTGAGCAGCTGCCTGCGAAGGACCCGCTGCAGGACACCGCCGGCGGCTCCGAAGCTGATGTGGCTGCCGGCGTGGGGCAGCCGGTGCAGAGGGTGGAAGGCGACGAGAGCAGCGGCTCTGAGGTAGAGGCTCTCCCCAGTCCCCCGGGTGCGGCCCCGCTGAGGCGCCTCCTCCTCCAGGGGCGGCTCTTCGCCCTGGGCATCAGCTTCAGCGCTCCTGCACAGAGCTCGGCgcgggcaggcagggctggatgcagcCCTGCCCGCACGGCTTTGTGTGATGGCTTCCCTTGGGGCAGGGTGGGGACCGagttcctgctctgcagggctcctCCCGCGGGGCTCACGCCTGCCCCCCTCCTCTCCTAGGACACGGCTGGCTACCGGGCTCTCCTGGAGGAGATCAGCCAGATGAAGGAGGCGCAGTCCCGCATGCAGGGAGAAATCCGCATGATCCAGGAGGCGCTTGGCttggtgagctgctgctgctgctgctgctgctgtccccaggagGGAGCTGGCCTCTTGCTCCCCTCCCCGCATCACCCCGCATCTCCCTGCGGGCCCTGTCCTCCGGCCTCGGGTGTCACCCGGTGTGAAGGGCACTGGGAGGGAGGAGTGGGAAGGGTGCCCCAAGAGGGAAGCATGGGAGCTCAGCCCCACCCTGCCTGGAGCCCCGGGGAGGGCAGAAATGGGCAGCGCTGCCTGCGGCTCaagctgctggcagaggtggTAACTGTGTGTGTCCACCCAAGTGGCGCTGAGGCGCTTCTTAGCTGAGCACCCGTGAAAGTACCGtgggtgctgggaaggagggTCAAGAGCTACTGGTACAATACAGCAGcagcccccctccccggcaCGCGCCTGCCCAGCGTCCGTCTGTCTAGTGCCCAAGATGATTTGCAGATGCTTCCGTTCAGTCCTGCTCCTGTGTCCTGACTGCCGTCCCTCTCCTCGCCCCACTTTAGGGGAACcgccaggatgctgctggccgGCTGCCAGGCCTCTGCGACCTGAGGACTCTGGGCAGTGACGTGGTACGGTTACGAGCGCGCCGGatcctgctgcaggacaggagaTGGCGGCATCCCTGGGGGCCCAGTTCAGGCGCTCCCTCTGCACTAGGGCACGgtccccagcagcgctgggtggGAGGGGGAGTGCTCCTGTGGGCCCCACCGTGCCCCTGGCTACATGGCTgatctcttccttccccagcaaatgctgaaggaaaggctgGGCCTGTACCCGGACCCGGAGGAGGTCAGCAACATGGTGCACTGGGACGTGCTGGAGGATTGCCTGGTGGGCAGCAAAGGAGAACGGGGCAGAGATGGAGGAAGACCCAGACGAGAAGAAGAAGAGCCGTCTGCTACCACCAAGTCTCCCGCTTCAGATGCGGACACCCCACAGGGGGCAAGCTCAGTGCTGGGACCTAGAGAGAGCCCAGCGGGGCTGAAGGATCCAGGGGCAGCTCTGACGGCCCCCGAGCAGCAGGCAGGCGTTCCCTCAGATCgcaggagggatgctggcaCCAGAGCGATGATGCAGACAGCGTCTCGGGACGTGCAGACCACCAGCTTGGGGACCCAGCCAACACGGCCAGagtccacgggcacccagaccACCAGCAGGCTGGGGACGCAGGCGGAGTCCACCGTCACTCAGACCCCCATCTCGGGGGAGCGGCTCAGCACACAGCTTGCCGGGGCTGGCCCCCTGGCAGCAGGGACCCTCTTGCCGACAGCCCAGGGATTCGAGATCCCAGTGGACGCTGATGCCAGGGCCACGGCCCACGTGCAAGAGCTGGCCTTGCCCTCGGGCTCCGGCAGTGCCTACCACAACGCCTACAAGTGCTACGCGGAGACGGTGGAGGCTGTCAAGCAGATTGGGCAGCTCAGACACCTCTATGCTGCCCTGAAGGAGCAGGTGGCCCAGCTAGAAGCCAGCAGGCTGGAGCGGACTGAACTGGAGAAGCTgcgcctgctcctgcaggagggaggtgggagctgtgggaggcttgTGGGGGGTGTTTGAAATGCTGGGTGTGGAGCTGGTTGTGCTGGGAGCCTGGCGCGTAGGGTGAGAGCCCTTCACTGACAGCGTGTCCCCTTGTCCCATGCCCTTCTAGGCCAGGAGAGCGTTGCCAACACGCTGGGTGACCTCCAGGCCCAGGTGTCATCCCTGCAGGGCCTGGCCAGGGAGTTGCAGGGCGTGGCCAGGGAggtgcagggagagaaggggaaggtaAGGAGTCCCCGAGGGAGACGCAGGGATGCTGCGAGAGTTGGGCCCGGAGGAGGCAGCTGAAgagcccctgtgctggggtgaCACAGGGGCCGTGCCCTGACTCTGCCCCCGCTGCCGTTCCCAGATCAGGAAGCTGGAGAGCGCCGTTGGCAAACTGGAGGCGGCCAGCGCCAGCTGGCAAACGGATGCGAGCGACCAGCCGAGCCTGCTCTTGGGGTAAAAGGACAGGAGAGGGTTTCGttccctgtggggctgcaggggagcccgggagggctgggagcatcccatGCTGGGCGGTGAGGGCCGCCCCCTGAGCAAGTAAGCTTGTGAAGACTTAAGCCTGCCTGTGCCCCTGTCTCGCTGGCCAGGTCCCCACCGCAGGAGGGAAAGCGGGACGTGAAGCatctggcagagcagcagcaaataagCAAGGCTGCACTGGATCAGGTGGTGAGCCAGAGGGCCgagggggagcaggagcaggtgaggCGTGGGGGGAGCTGCCACCACCCGCTGGCTCTTTGAGGTGGTCCTGGTGGGATTCCCAGGCACGTGCCGTGGCTGGCTGGGGCCACGGAGCCTCCACGGCACCTGGGATTCTTGGCTGCATCTGTCCCGTCTCAGAGGTGATTCCTGTTccccttctgcagctggaagaggtgAGAGTGATGGAGAGCACGGGGCAGGAGGCGGCAGCATGCCCCATGTGCAGCAGCGACACGAGCACGCGCTTGGGGATGGTCCTGCGACGCTATGAGaagctgcaggggctggtggaGTCCCTCATGTCGAGGAAGAAGACGGGCAAGGCGGTGAGGCAGCTGCCAGGGAAGAGCCAGGTAGGGAGATGGCAGCGTGGGGGACTTGGGAGGGGGCTGCCAGAACCGTG
The Lathamus discolor isolate bLatDis1 chromosome 6, bLatDis1.hap1, whole genome shotgun sequence DNA segment above includes these coding regions:
- the LOC136017487 gene encoding glutamine-rich protein 2-like, coding for MAPLSLSQLLDAAIAAPDFQSVNFRALHSLLQAVLGHLGLQDRSPRGLEQPAERDRARTPAAGQQPQQAGEQLPAKDPLQDTAGGSEADVAAGVGQPVQRVEGDESSGSEDTAGYRALLEEISQMKEAQSRMQGEIRMIQEALGLGNRQDAAGRLPGLCDLRTLGSDVQMLKERLGLYPDPEEVSNMVHWDVLEDCLVGSKGERGRDGGRPRREEEEPSATTKSPASDADTPQGASSVLGPRESPAGLKDPGAALTAPEQQAGVPSDRRRDAGTRAMMQTASRDVQTTSLGTQPTRPESTGTQTTSRLGTQAESTVTQTPISGERLSTQLAGAGPLAAGTLLPTAQGFEIPVDADARATAHVQELALPSGSGSAYHNAYKCYAETVEAVKQIGQLRHLYAALKEQVAQLEASRLERTELEKLRLLLQEGGQESVANTLGDLQAQVSSLQGLARELQGVAREVQGEKGKIRKLESAVGKLEAASASWQTDASDQPSLLLGSPPQEGKRDVKHLAEQQQISKAALDQVVSQRAEGEQEQLEEVRVMESTGQEAAACPMCSSDTSTRLGMVLRRYEKLQGLVESLMSRKKTGKAVRQLPGKSQDEEVLKRIQAAILQMQGECEKLNSVTGSLLDDSRQQQKDIEGLLQSVERLEKEKADKEDLEMGMDEKADKGALESKVSRAQFEASLELLKERNQEVLSRVTGQEQGLHEVQQQLREEMAPKLDRLELGPFQQELDEHWKSSLEQLKETAPPMEADDAAGIRKQLLVDFQCLSCDRQLGLRVPGSPIPPIPPFPPLVPHVTGRSQPVLKTEQTHREPMAACRYPTVPRQCGGQHTLTRPLQRSLRLPLIQPSAPEALQPSTLLPSKQDKIELLGQDSRRAGPCPSAPGTTGPLEQRSGSSHSLLVQGHRPHPPLQPRRTDAATRQPGWTGGHQLNPIAPAPQQARGSSSQQQQ